Proteins encoded in a region of the Altererythrobacter ishigakiensis genome:
- the tsf gene encoding translation elongation factor Ts, producing the protein MAAFSAADVKALREKTGAGMMDAKKALEEANGDIEAAVDALRAKGLATAQKKSSRTAAEGLVGVAVEGTKGVAVEVNSETDFVAKNDKFQDFVRKTTQVALSVDGDDVEALKAAAYPDGGTVADKLTDNIATIGENQQVRRMQTVSVSQGAVVSYMHNAAAEGLGKIGVLVALESDLGGDVLTPFGKQLAMHIASMFPQALDADSLDPAVIERERAIAQEKAAESGKPENVQEKMVEGAIKKFAKENALLSQMFVMDNKSSVEDVVARTAKENGGSIKLVDYVRFQLGEGIEKEESDFAAEVAAAVGG; encoded by the coding sequence ATGGCTGCATTCTCTGCCGCTGATGTGAAGGCTCTGCGCGAAAAGACCGGCGCGGGCATGATGGATGCCAAGAAGGCATTGGAAGAAGCAAACGGCGATATCGAAGCCGCAGTCGACGCGCTGCGCGCCAAGGGTCTCGCGACAGCCCAGAAGAAGTCGAGCCGTACTGCGGCTGAAGGCCTTGTTGGTGTGGCGGTCGAAGGCACGAAGGGTGTTGCTGTTGAAGTTAACTCGGAAACCGACTTCGTTGCCAAGAACGACAAGTTTCAGGATTTCGTGCGCAAGACCACTCAGGTTGCTCTGAGCGTTGACGGAGACGATGTCGAAGCTCTGAAAGCAGCCGCTTATCCCGATGGTGGTACAGTTGCCGACAAGCTGACAGACAACATCGCGACCATCGGCGAGAACCAGCAGGTACGCCGCATGCAGACGGTTTCTGTGTCTCAGGGCGCAGTGGTTTCTTACATGCACAATGCTGCAGCTGAAGGCCTTGGTAAGATCGGCGTTCTGGTCGCTTTGGAAAGCGACCTTGGCGGCGACGTGCTGACACCTTTTGGCAAGCAGCTTGCCATGCACATCGCTTCTATGTTCCCGCAGGCTCTTGACGCGGATAGCCTGGACCCGGCTGTGATCGAACGTGAGCGTGCGATCGCTCAGGAAAAGGCTGCTGAAAGCGGCAAGCCTGAGAACGTGCAGGAAAAGATGGTTGAAGGCGCGATCAAGAAGTTCGCGAAGGAAAACGCACTGCTCAGCCAGATGTTCGTGATGGACAACAAGTCTTCGGTTGAAGATGTTGTTGCACGCACTGCGAAGGAAAACGGTGGCTCGATCAAGCTGGTCGATTATGTCCGCTTCCAGCTGGGCGAAGGCATTGAAAAGGAAGAAAGCGACTTCGCTGCAGAAGTTGCCGCTGCTGTTGGCGGCTGA
- the rpsB gene encoding 30S ribosomal protein S2 translates to MAAPTVTMQQLIEAGAHFGHQTHRWNPRMKPYIFGNRNGVHIIDLSQTVPLFARALDFVEQTVRAGGKVLFVGTKRQAQEPIAQAARQSGQHFVNHRWLGGMLTNWKTISQSIKRLKTLEEQLSGDTSGFTKKEVLQLTRERDKLELSLGGIRDMGGVPDVMFVIDANKEDLAIKEAAVLGIPVIAVLDTNVDPTGIAFPVPGNDDASRAVRLYCDAIAGAAVAGRGGAVADSGEDVGAMEQPPAEATA, encoded by the coding sequence ATGGCGGCTCCTACCGTCACAATGCAGCAATTGATTGAGGCCGGCGCACACTTCGGCCACCAGACCCATCGCTGGAACCCGCGGATGAAGCCGTACATTTTCGGCAACCGTAACGGTGTTCACATCATTGATCTCTCACAGACAGTTCCACTTTTTGCGCGAGCGCTTGATTTTGTTGAGCAGACTGTCCGTGCCGGCGGCAAGGTTCTGTTCGTAGGCACCAAGCGTCAGGCGCAAGAGCCGATCGCTCAGGCAGCTCGCCAGTCAGGCCAGCACTTTGTGAACCACCGTTGGCTGGGCGGCATGCTTACCAACTGGAAAACCATCAGCCAGTCGATCAAGCGCCTCAAGACGCTTGAAGAGCAGCTTTCAGGCGACACTTCGGGCTTCACCAAGAAGGAAGTTCTTCAGCTGACGCGTGAGCGTGACAAGCTTGAGCTTTCGCTGGGCGGCATCCGCGATATGGGCGGCGTTCCGGACGTTATGTTTGTGATCGATGCCAATAAGGAAGATCTGGCCATTAAGGAAGCAGCCGTTCTTGGCATTCCGGTAATCGCTGTGCTCGACACCAATGTCGATCCGACAGGCATCGCTTTCCCGGTACCGGGCAATGACGATGCGAGCCGTGCGGTCCGCCTTTACTGTGATGCAATCGCTGGTGCAGCGGTTGCTGGTCGTGGCGGCGCAGTTGCAGACAGCGGCGAAGACGTCGGCGCGATGGAGCAGCCGCCAGCAGAAGCAACTGCTTAA
- the pssA gene encoding CDP-diacylglycerol--serine O-phosphatidyltransferase, which produces MTDKPRVGPKSEEGEDFSPPAKASRGLSLRALLPNAITAAALAAGLTGIRFAISGDWDMAIYAIVLAGLLDGIDGRIARLLNAQSRFGAELDSLADSISFGVAPAIILFLWSIQDLPRIGWFASLAFAICAALRLARFNAQIDTDDQPHKLAGFLTGVPAPVGAGLAFLPFYLWMATDIAEFRNPVFVSIWLAAVGVLMISNIATFSWRSVKPRRSIRLEVIAILALAFGALLQEPWWTLAGICAIYVALMPLALYRYGKIKQLQREEQASSAG; this is translated from the coding sequence GTGACGGACAAGCCGCGCGTAGGGCCAAAATCGGAAGAGGGGGAGGATTTCTCGCCCCCTGCTAAGGCTTCGCGTGGTCTTTCGCTGAGAGCGCTGCTGCCCAATGCGATCACCGCAGCTGCTTTGGCTGCGGGATTGACCGGTATCAGATTCGCGATTTCAGGTGATTGGGACATGGCGATTTATGCCATAGTTCTGGCTGGTCTACTGGATGGGATCGACGGAAGAATTGCACGACTGCTGAATGCACAATCCCGCTTTGGGGCTGAGCTGGACAGCCTTGCCGACTCGATTTCCTTTGGCGTTGCTCCAGCCATCATCCTGTTTCTGTGGTCCATTCAAGACTTGCCAAGGATCGGTTGGTTCGCATCATTGGCCTTCGCAATCTGCGCAGCGCTCAGGTTGGCGCGGTTCAACGCACAGATTGATACAGATGACCAGCCGCACAAGCTGGCCGGATTCCTGACCGGGGTACCTGCACCCGTCGGAGCAGGGCTGGCGTTCCTGCCGTTTTATCTATGGATGGCTACCGATATTGCGGAATTCCGAAATCCGGTGTTCGTTTCGATTTGGCTTGCCGCGGTCGGTGTCCTGATGATTTCAAATATTGCGACCTTTAGCTGGCGGTCCGTCAAGCCAAGGCGCAGCATCCGTCTTGAAGTGATCGCGATACTGGCTCTGGCCTTCGGCGCTTTGTTGCAAGAGCCGTGGTGGACCTTAGCTGGGATATGCGCGATCTATGTCGCGCTGATGCCGCTGGCGCTCTATCGTTATGGCAAGATCAAGCAGCTGCAACGAGAGGAGCAGGCGTCGAGCGCGGGCTGA
- a CDS encoding phosphatidylserine decarboxylase, which translates to MAGEILDNKGRGEVSWSWPPIHPEGRKFGVIAIGLSLIPLLLLDWEIIGWPMLLLSAGVFAFFRDPERVVPQDENVIVAPADGLVSLITECEPPAELRLDDGSGAAALPDGPVTRISIFMSVFDVHINRSPIAGSIERVVYIPGKFMNADLDKASEENERQHFLVQRSDGLKIGFTQIAGLVARRIVPFVKPGDIVAVGQRVGLIRFGSRVDVYLPAGTDPKVLLGQKIIAGETILAELGTQKLLEGVAQ; encoded by the coding sequence ATGGCCGGAGAAATTCTAGATAATAAAGGGCGCGGCGAAGTCAGCTGGAGCTGGCCGCCCATTCACCCCGAAGGACGCAAGTTTGGCGTTATTGCGATCGGGCTTAGCCTGATTCCACTTCTGTTGCTTGATTGGGAAATTATCGGCTGGCCGATGTTGCTCCTATCAGCTGGCGTGTTTGCTTTCTTTCGCGACCCTGAGCGCGTGGTACCTCAGGATGAGAATGTAATCGTCGCACCAGCGGACGGATTGGTTTCGTTGATTACGGAATGCGAACCGCCAGCCGAATTGCGGCTGGACGATGGTTCCGGGGCCGCTGCATTGCCGGATGGCCCCGTCACGCGCATCTCGATATTCATGAGCGTTTTCGACGTCCACATCAACCGTTCGCCCATCGCGGGCTCGATTGAGCGTGTGGTCTATATCCCCGGCAAGTTCATGAACGCTGACCTGGATAAGGCTAGTGAAGAGAACGAACGGCAGCATTTTTTGGTTCAACGCTCTGACGGCCTGAAAATCGGTTTTACGCAAATCGCGGGGCTGGTCGCGCGGCGCATTGTACCTTTCGTGAAGCCCGGTGACATTGTTGCCGTTGGTCAACGAGTTGGCCTGATTCGATTTGGCAGTCGCGTGGATGTCTATTTACCAGCCGGTACCGACCCCAAGGTATTGCTGGGGCAGAAGATTATCGCCGGTGAGACCATTCTGGCAGAGCTGGGCACCCAAAAGCTCCTCGAGGGCGTCGCTCAGTGA
- a CDS encoding beta-ketoacyl-ACP synthase III, which yields MESSAQELTGRPVISSTGLFTPEEVITNEELVASFNEYVERFNASNANAIAAGEVEALQPSSVEFIEKASGIKARHVMAKEPVLDPDIMSPRWEERSNDELSIMAEIGVKAARQALEGAGRDPKDVDAVLCAASNMQRAYPAMAIEIQQELGIDGFGFDMNVACSSATFGIQTAADYVRAGNAKSVLVVSPEITSGHLNWRDRDSHFIFGDVATAVLVEDAAIAPTEHWDILGTKLKTVFSNNIRNNFGFLNRAHPEGDGKPDKLFVQEGRKVFKEVVPMVAQMIIDEADRLDLDPKALRRLWLHQANAGMNRLISHKVLGHEANDDESPTVLDTYANTSSAGSIIAFHKHSEDLSAGDTGLICSFGAGYSAGTVFVRKAS from the coding sequence ATGGAAAGCTCAGCGCAGGAATTGACGGGTCGTCCCGTTATCTCATCGACCGGACTCTTCACGCCCGAAGAAGTCATTACCAATGAAGAGCTGGTTGCCAGCTTCAACGAATATGTCGAGCGCTTCAATGCCAGCAATGCGAATGCAATTGCGGCCGGCGAAGTAGAAGCCCTTCAACCCAGTTCAGTTGAATTCATTGAGAAGGCGAGCGGCATCAAGGCGCGCCATGTGATGGCGAAGGAACCGGTTCTCGATCCGGACATCATGTCGCCCCGCTGGGAAGAGCGTAGCAATGATGAGCTATCGATCATGGCCGAGATTGGCGTGAAGGCAGCTCGGCAGGCTCTGGAAGGGGCAGGGCGTGATCCAAAGGATGTTGACGCAGTGCTTTGCGCTGCTTCCAACATGCAACGGGCGTATCCGGCAATGGCGATCGAGATTCAACAGGAACTGGGTATCGACGGCTTCGGCTTCGACATGAACGTCGCATGTTCGTCCGCAACCTTCGGGATTCAAACGGCAGCTGACTACGTTCGGGCCGGGAATGCCAAAAGCGTGTTGGTGGTAAGTCCCGAAATTACGTCAGGTCACCTCAATTGGCGCGATCGGGACAGCCATTTTATTTTCGGAGACGTTGCAACCGCGGTTCTGGTCGAAGATGCGGCGATAGCGCCAACTGAGCACTGGGACATCCTCGGCACCAAGCTGAAGACGGTTTTCTCGAACAATATTCGAAACAATTTCGGCTTTCTCAATCGTGCGCATCCAGAGGGCGATGGGAAGCCCGACAAACTGTTTGTTCAGGAAGGACGGAAGGTATTCAAGGAAGTGGTCCCAATGGTTGCACAGATGATCATTGATGAAGCGGACCGACTTGATCTTGATCCGAAAGCGTTACGACGCCTTTGGCTGCATCAAGCCAACGCGGGCATGAATCGCCTGATTTCGCACAAGGTTTTGGGGCATGAGGCCAATGACGACGAGAGCCCTACGGTTCTTGATACTTACGCCAATACGTCAAGCGCGGGGTCGATCATTGCCTTCCACAAGCACAGCGAGGATCTGTCTGCTGGTGACACCGGTCTGATCTGTAGTTTTGGCGCGGGCTATTCGGCAGGCACGGTGTTTGTGCGTAAGGCCAGCTGA
- a CDS encoding MBL fold metallo-hydrolase, whose translation MMTADKPDRPINAASALIKQSLNDPVARPQVTAFFDEATFTVSYVVTDPSTAKAAIIDSVLDYDAASGRTSHTSADQIVAHVNEKSLEVVWHIETHVHADHLSAAPYLQDKLGGVIVIGSNIATVQHTFGNLFNAGDGFAKDGSQFGRLFNDGEEFAVGKLQGIALHVPGHTPADMAFVIGNAVFLGDTMFMPDYGTARADFPGGDARQLYRSIHRLLSLPDETRLFMCHDYKAPGRDEFAWESSVAEQRAGNIHVHDGVSEDEFVAMRTSRDATLNMPQLILPSVQVNMRAGHFPEAEENGVRYLKIPVDSL comes from the coding sequence ATGATGACAGCTGACAAACCAGATCGCCCGATCAATGCAGCAAGTGCGCTGATCAAGCAAAGTCTCAATGATCCTGTGGCGCGACCCCAAGTGACAGCGTTTTTCGACGAGGCGACCTTCACTGTCAGCTACGTTGTTACCGACCCTTCTACTGCCAAGGCTGCAATCATTGACTCAGTGCTCGACTATGATGCCGCTTCCGGCCGCACCTCGCATACATCGGCAGATCAGATAGTCGCCCATGTTAATGAGAAAAGTCTGGAAGTTGTCTGGCACATTGAAACCCACGTGCATGCGGATCATCTGTCAGCAGCCCCATATTTGCAGGACAAATTAGGTGGCGTGATCGTGATCGGGAGCAACATCGCGACGGTTCAGCATACCTTTGGCAATCTTTTCAATGCAGGTGACGGCTTCGCCAAAGATGGCTCTCAATTTGGCCGCCTTTTTAATGACGGGGAAGAATTCGCCGTCGGCAAATTGCAGGGCATTGCGCTCCATGTCCCGGGTCATACCCCGGCGGACATGGCATTCGTCATCGGCAATGCCGTATTCTTGGGCGATACTATGTTCATGCCGGACTACGGTACCGCACGTGCGGACTTCCCTGGCGGAGATGCACGACAGCTCTATCGTTCAATCCACCGCCTGTTGTCGCTGCCCGACGAAACACGCCTTTTCATGTGCCATGATTACAAGGCTCCCGGCCGCGACGAATTTGCTTGGGAAAGTTCCGTTGCAGAGCAGCGCGCGGGCAATATCCACGTTCATGACGGTGTCAGTGAGGACGAGTTTGTAGCCATGCGGACTTCGCGCGATGCCACCTTGAATATGCCGCAATTGATCCTCCCCAGCGTGCAGGTGAACATGCGTGCAGGTCACTTTCCAGAAGCAGAGGAGAACGGCGTGCGTTATCTGAAAATCCCGGTGGACTCGCTGTGA
- a CDS encoding YeeE/YedE family protein: MTLPGFPDAQPLEGLLGGVMIGVAAAIMLLGLGRIAGVSGLAARSLNLTKAGPNWNVAAIFVLGLMLGAAAISQMIGPIDADFPPATGWLVAGGLITGFGTRLGSGCTSGHGVCGMSRLSPRSLIATATFIVSGMVTVFFVNLLGGGW; encoded by the coding sequence GTGACTCTTCCAGGTTTTCCCGACGCGCAACCTCTTGAAGGTTTGCTTGGCGGCGTGATGATTGGTGTTGCGGCTGCCATCATGCTGCTTGGCCTGGGACGGATTGCTGGAGTAAGCGGGCTTGCCGCGCGCAGCCTGAATTTGACTAAGGCAGGTCCAAACTGGAACGTGGCGGCGATTTTTGTCCTAGGCCTGATGCTAGGTGCCGCAGCCATATCGCAGATGATCGGTCCCATCGACGCCGACTTTCCGCCCGCCACAGGTTGGCTGGTTGCAGGAGGGCTCATCACGGGTTTTGGAACGCGGTTGGGAAGCGGCTGCACAAGTGGCCATGGGGTTTGCGGCATGTCACGACTGAGCCCGCGCTCATTGATCGCGACTGCAACCTTTATTGTCAGCGGCATGGTGACCGTCTTCTTCGTCAATCTTTTGGGCGGAGGCTGGTGA
- a CDS encoding DUF6691 family protein, translating to MRQLALSLLSGSLFGAGLAISGMMDPSRVRGFLDITGSWDPTLAFVMGGATVVMAIAWLVQRRMQRPLTETEFALPGTQLIDRRLISGAVLFGVGWALAGLCPGPAIASLAVNPLPAAVFVGAMIGGMSLFKLVDRPAV from the coding sequence ATGCGGCAGCTAGCTCTTTCCCTGCTCTCAGGCAGCCTGTTTGGTGCAGGCCTCGCCATTTCCGGGATGATGGATCCTTCACGCGTGAGGGGATTCCTTGATATCACCGGATCTTGGGACCCGACCCTTGCATTCGTTATGGGCGGTGCAACGGTGGTAATGGCAATCGCCTGGCTCGTTCAAAGGCGCATGCAGCGCCCGTTAACTGAAACGGAATTTGCATTGCCAGGAACACAGCTGATCGACAGGCGCCTCATCAGCGGAGCCGTTTTGTTCGGCGTCGGCTGGGCCTTGGCCGGCCTTTGTCCGGGTCCAGCAATCGCATCGCTTGCAGTAAATCCACTGCCTGCCGCCGTCTTTGTTGGCGCCATGATCGGTGGGATGTCACTCTTCAAACTAGTCGACAGACCAGCGGTCTGA
- a CDS encoding sulfite exporter TauE/SafE family protein yields the protein MTADVTYLVLGALSGGLVGFSLGLVGGGGSILAVPLMVYLVGVGNPHVAIGTSALAVAVNALSGLFQHARRGTIKWPCGTTYAAAGIIGALAGSTLGKNFDGERLLFLFAIVMIVVGWLMLRGREHIGDPTVRLNRGNAPAIVAFGAGSGAFSGFFGIGGGFLIVPGIMAASGMPILNAVGTSLIAVAAFGFTTAINYAWSGLIDWPLALLFIGGGLVGSFAGTALASKLSGTGKLGTVFAIIIFVVAGYMLWQSADAMLSLIA from the coding sequence ATGACCGCTGACGTCACATACCTGGTCTTGGGTGCACTGTCAGGCGGTCTGGTTGGGTTTTCGCTTGGCCTGGTAGGCGGCGGTGGTTCAATCTTGGCTGTTCCATTGATGGTCTATCTTGTTGGTGTCGGAAACCCACATGTTGCCATTGGAACCAGCGCACTTGCAGTCGCGGTCAATGCGTTAAGCGGACTTTTTCAGCATGCCCGGCGCGGAACCATCAAATGGCCATGCGGCACTACCTATGCGGCAGCGGGTATTATTGGTGCCCTTGCAGGTTCCACCCTTGGCAAGAATTTTGATGGCGAGCGTCTGTTGTTTCTGTTTGCAATCGTCATGATCGTAGTCGGCTGGCTCATGCTGCGGGGGCGGGAGCATATTGGTGATCCCACGGTCCGACTGAATCGCGGAAATGCTCCGGCCATCGTCGCTTTCGGTGCGGGTAGTGGAGCGTTCTCCGGCTTCTTCGGAATCGGCGGGGGCTTCCTGATTGTCCCCGGAATCATGGCAGCAAGTGGGATGCCGATCCTAAACGCTGTCGGTACCAGCTTAATTGCTGTCGCGGCCTTTGGATTCACTACAGCAATAAATTACGCTTGGTCAGGTCTGATCGATTGGCCGCTTGCCCTTCTCTTTATAGGCGGCGGACTTGTCGGTAGTTTTGCAGGAACCGCGTTGGCCAGCAAGTTGTCTGGCACCGGGAAGCTTGGAACGGTGTTTGCGATTATCATCTTCGTGGTCGCAGGATACATGCTTTGGCAAAGCGCCGACGCCATGCTGTCCTTGATAGCCTGA
- the rlmB gene encoding 23S rRNA (guanosine(2251)-2'-O)-methyltransferase RlmB: MAKGERKRALRGRAGRMKGGRGSGRATTGHARLWGRHAVEAALKNPARSHRKLWATREGIESLDGELPPDFPVEYADVLDLARLVAKDAPHQGLVLECEELPNRFLDEFADADPARPLVVLDQVTDPHNVGAILRSAAAFGAAAIVTQDRHSPPESGVVAKSASGALEVVPWVRVVNLARALDEIADAGYWRIGLTGHAEATLQEALPVGPVALVLGAEGAGMRHNIEAHCDALAKLPIMRTVESLNVSNAAAIGLYATATRSS; encoded by the coding sequence ATGGCAAAGGGCGAGCGCAAACGCGCGCTCAGAGGACGGGCAGGTCGGATGAAAGGGGGGCGCGGCTCAGGTCGTGCCACTACCGGACATGCCCGGTTATGGGGCAGGCACGCGGTTGAGGCCGCGCTGAAGAATCCTGCGCGCAGTCACCGCAAACTGTGGGCAACGCGCGAAGGCATCGAATCGCTTGATGGCGAACTTCCACCTGACTTTCCTGTGGAGTATGCCGACGTTCTCGATCTGGCACGGCTGGTTGCAAAGGATGCTCCTCATCAAGGGCTCGTGCTAGAATGCGAAGAACTTCCCAATCGCTTCCTTGACGAATTCGCAGATGCGGACCCTGCTCGCCCTCTAGTTGTTCTCGATCAGGTGACTGATCCGCATAATGTCGGCGCTATTCTGCGTTCTGCCGCCGCATTCGGTGCTGCTGCAATTGTCACGCAAGACAGGCATTCACCGCCAGAATCTGGCGTGGTCGCGAAATCGGCGTCAGGAGCGCTTGAGGTTGTACCGTGGGTCCGAGTCGTCAATCTGGCGCGAGCGCTGGATGAAATCGCGGATGCGGGTTATTGGCGAATCGGGCTGACCGGTCATGCGGAAGCGACTTTGCAGGAAGCTCTGCCGGTTGGGCCAGTCGCGCTCGTACTCGGCGCAGAGGGCGCTGGTATGCGGCACAATATCGAGGCGCATTGCGACGCTCTCGCCAAGCTGCCGATCATGCGAACCGTCGAAAGCCTGAATGTTAGTAATGCGGCAGCGATTGGACTTTATGCTACTGCTACCCGGTCAAGCTGA
- a CDS encoding HU family DNA-binding protein — MNKNDLISAVADASGLSKSDSAGAVEGVFDTITKALSSGDEVRLVGFGTFSVAKRKASTGRNPRTGEPMTIKASNQPKFKAGKGLKDAVN; from the coding sequence ATGAACAAGAACGATCTTATCAGCGCCGTGGCCGATGCAAGCGGTCTTTCAAAGAGCGATTCTGCCGGTGCTGTTGAGGGCGTGTTCGATACAATTACCAAGGCATTGTCGAGCGGCGATGAAGTTCGTCTCGTTGGCTTCGGCACGTTTTCGGTTGCGAAGCGAAAGGCGTCGACAGGACGCAATCCCCGCACTGGTGAACCGATGACGATCAAGGCTTCCAACCAGCCAAAATTCAAGGCAGGCAAAGGCCTGAAAGACGCGGTCAACTAA
- the lon gene encoding endopeptidase La produces the protein MTQNYPLLPLRDIVVFPGMVVPLFVGRDKSVAALEAAMEASKDIFLLAQLEPGCDDPEADDLYDMGVVAQVLQLLKLPDGTVRVLVEGKSRAKLEQLKARDGYVMAQVALVESESLSGSEVTALMRQVAEQFGEYAKLNKKLGDDAGEELGEFEDASELADNIAGAIGAKVSDKQSLLSEIDPLKRLEMVMSFMEGELSVLQVERKIRGRVKRQMEKTQREYYLNEQLKAIQSELGGEDGEDGDEIAELTEKIEKTKLSKEAKTKAKAELKKLKSMQPMSAEATVIRNYLDILLGLPWGKKSRLKKDISKAQEILDADHYGLEKVKDRIIEYLAVQARTNRLKGPILCLVGPPGVGKTSLGKSIAKATGRKFVRQSLGGVRDEAEIRGHRRTYIGSMPGKIVNNLKKAESSNPLFLLDEIDKLGQDFRGDPASALLEVLDPEQNSKFQDHYLELDLDLSDIMFVTTANSLNLPQPLLDRMEIIRLEGYTEDEKVEIAKRHLLPKQIEAHGLKEAEFELTEDGLRDLIRYYTREAGVRTLEREIARLARKSLRKILEKEASSITITPDNLGDFAGVRKFKHGVSEEEAQVGAVTGLAWTSVGGELLTIESVTTPGKGEIKSTGKLGDVMSESIAAAFSFVKARAPAYGIRPSIFQRRNIHIHLPEGAVPKDGPSAGIGMVTSIVSALTGIAVRPDIAMTGEVTLRGRVLAIGGLKEKLLAALRGGIKTVLIPEENVKDLAEIPDNVKEGLEIIPVSHVDQVLEQALVEQLEEIEWSEADDLASQPASTTGSAESTPTAH, from the coding sequence ATGACACAGAATTACCCTCTCCTCCCTTTGCGCGACATCGTTGTCTTTCCCGGCATGGTCGTGCCCTTGTTTGTCGGTCGCGACAAATCCGTCGCCGCGCTCGAAGCCGCGATGGAGGCTAGCAAGGATATCTTCCTGCTCGCTCAACTTGAGCCAGGTTGCGATGATCCCGAAGCTGACGATCTTTATGACATGGGAGTTGTTGCGCAGGTCCTGCAACTGTTGAAGCTGCCCGACGGGACGGTTCGCGTGCTTGTTGAAGGCAAGTCTCGTGCAAAGCTGGAACAGCTCAAGGCCCGCGATGGCTACGTAATGGCGCAGGTTGCGCTAGTCGAAAGCGAATCCTTGTCCGGCAGCGAAGTCACCGCACTCATGCGGCAGGTGGCAGAGCAATTCGGTGAATATGCCAAGCTGAACAAGAAGCTGGGCGACGACGCCGGTGAAGAATTGGGCGAGTTCGAGGATGCGAGCGAGCTGGCAGACAATATCGCTGGCGCAATCGGTGCGAAGGTTTCCGACAAGCAGTCTTTGCTGTCAGAGATCGATCCGTTAAAGCGCCTCGAGATGGTCATGTCGTTCATGGAAGGCGAGCTGTCTGTACTTCAAGTCGAGCGCAAGATCCGCGGCCGAGTGAAGCGCCAGATGGAGAAAACCCAGCGCGAATATTATCTTAATGAGCAGTTGAAGGCGATCCAGAGCGAACTGGGCGGTGAAGACGGCGAAGATGGTGACGAGATCGCCGAGCTCACCGAAAAGATCGAGAAGACCAAGCTTTCCAAGGAAGCCAAAACCAAGGCTAAAGCAGAGCTCAAGAAGCTTAAAAGCATGCAGCCGATGAGCGCGGAGGCAACGGTCATCCGCAATTATCTTGATATCTTGCTAGGCCTGCCATGGGGTAAGAAGAGCCGCCTGAAGAAAGATATCTCTAAGGCGCAGGAGATCCTCGATGCTGATCACTACGGTCTGGAAAAGGTAAAGGACCGCATCATCGAATACCTTGCCGTACAGGCGAGGACGAACAGATTGAAGGGACCGATCCTTTGTCTCGTTGGCCCACCAGGTGTGGGCAAGACATCGCTTGGCAAATCAATCGCCAAGGCGACCGGGCGCAAGTTTGTGCGACAGTCATTGGGCGGCGTGCGCGATGAAGCCGAGATTCGCGGCCACCGCCGCACTTACATTGGTTCTATGCCGGGCAAGATCGTCAACAACCTGAAGAAAGCAGAAAGTTCGAATCCACTTTTCCTTTTGGATGAGATCGACAAGCTGGGACAGGATTTCCGCGGCGACCCCGCATCGGCCCTGCTCGAAGTGCTCGATCCAGAACAAAACAGCAAGTTTCAGGATCACTATTTGGAGCTGGACCTCGATCTGTCGGATATCATGTTCGTCACGACAGCCAACAGCCTTAACCTGCCTCAGCCACTGCTGGACCGGATGGAGATCATCCGTCTGGAGGGCTATACGGAGGATGAGAAGGTTGAGATCGCGAAGCGTCATCTCCTGCCCAAACAGATCGAAGCGCACGGCCTGAAAGAGGCGGAATTTGAGCTTACGGAAGACGGACTGCGCGATCTGATCCGATATTACACCCGCGAAGCCGGTGTCCGGACCCTGGAACGAGAGATCGCGCGTCTGGCTCGAAAGAGTTTGCGCAAAATTCTCGAGAAAGAAGCGAGCAGCATTACCATCACGCCAGACAATCTCGGCGATTTCGCAGGTGTGCGTAAGTTCAAGCACGGTGTGTCTGAGGAAGAGGCACAGGTTGGTGCTGTCACTGGTCTTGCTTGGACATCAGTGGGTGGCGAGCTTTTGACAATCGAGAGCGTGACGACGCCAGGCAAGGGTGAGATCAAATCCACCGGTAAGCTCGGTGATGTGATGAGTGAAAGCATCGCGGCAGCATTCAGCTTTGTGAAAGCGCGCGCGCCCGCTTACGGCATTCGTCCGTCGATCTTCCAGCGGCGCAACATCCATATCCATTTGCCTGAAGGCGCGGTTCCGAAGGATGGCCCGAGCGCAGGTATTGGCATGGTGACGTCCATTGTCTCTGCGTTGACTGGTATTGCAGTGCGACCAGATATCGCGATGACTGGCGAGGTGACTTTGCGTGGCCGGGTATTGGCGATTGGCGGGCTTAAGGAAAAACTGCTTGCTGCGCTTCGCGGCGGGATCAAGACCGTCCTCATTCCCGAAGAGAACGTGAAGGACCTGGCGGAAATTCCCGACAATGTGAAAGAAGGTCTGGAAATCATCCCCGTCAGTCATGTCGATCAGGTGCTCGAGCAAGCTTTGGTCGAGCAGTTGGAAGAGATCGAGTGGAGCGAAGCCGATGATCTGGCCAGTCAGCCTGCTTCGACAACCGGTTCAGCCGAAAGCACACCAACGGCTCATTGA